The following are encoded together in the Chiloscyllium plagiosum isolate BGI_BamShark_2017 chromosome 19, ASM401019v2, whole genome shotgun sequence genome:
- the LOC122559378 gene encoding testis-expressed protein 52-like: LTQNFFQCLQIQPSWERPERHPAPASKSLTGGSGEFLLEDKHVRFTGFQPNIQQRIVLQPPPHKDVIGEFFHRLHNSLQNHCPSLKHHEWLNVGKFSPIFSNRPDREFDSNVWRCYVSQGSKHPSSAGQARVSKLIASLYPISIPPPSKMGENTWLHFVSHGNLYIDLQGKKKAIALLEKEQEHNRKLKIKSESRMPPIDSHGNILPPGHSKGHLVSTPHLLPCCIIPDSKEYKTTSCNLKDQRAFLETISLCTCSCET, translated from the exons TTGACACAGAACTTTTTCCAATGTTTACAGATCCAACCATCATGGGAGAGGCCTGAAAGGCACCCTGCACCAGCTTCAAAATCACTTACAGGTGGAAGTGGAGAATTTCTGTTAGAAGATAAACATGTAAGATTTACCGGATTTCAACCCAACATACAGCAAAGAATTGTGCTTCAACCACCCCCACACAAAGACGTGATTGGCGAGTTCTTTCACAGATTGCATAATTCTCTGCAGAATCACTGCCCCTCTTTAAAACATCATGAATGGCTGAATGTTGGAAAGTTTTCACCTATCTTCTCTAACAGGCCAGACAGAGAGTTTGACAGTAACGTCTGGAGATGTTATGTTTCCCAAGGTTCGAAACATCCTTCTAGCGCAGGCCAAGCACGTGTTTCCAAATTGATAGCTTCACTATATCCAATCAGCATTCCACCGCCTTCAAAAATGGGGGAAAATACCTGGCTGCATTTTGTGTCGCATGGAAATCTGTACATTGATTTACAGGGCAAGAAGAAAGCAATTGCATTATTGGAAAAAGAGCAGGAACACAACAGGAAGTTAAAGATCAAGAGTGAGAGCAGAATGCCTCCAATTGACAGCCATGGCAACATCCTCCCTCCAGGACATTCCAAAGG GCATCTTGTCAGCACTCCACATCTACTACCTTGCTGTATCATTCCTGATTCGAAGGAATACAAGACAACCAGCTGCAACTTAAAGGACCAAAGAGCTTTTTTAGAGACAATTTCCCTCTGCACCTGCTCATGTGAAACCTGA